The sequence below is a genomic window from Campylobacter concisus.
TTCCAGAAAATTCTAAAAATAACAAATCCACCAAAAATACTTAGTAGCATAGCAATGCTCCATTTAACCGGAATGTATTATTCTAGTATGTTCATTGTTGACGAAGTAAAAAATATAATTTCTGAGGTTGCAAATGCTCCAATATCTGATAGTAGTATAGATTTACAGCCAGATGAAAATAAGCTCTACTTTTGCACCATCTACATACTATCAAATATAGATTTATTAGGAAAAGAATATGTGGGCGATATTTTGCTTAAGTTTTTGCCGCAAATAAATAGGATGTCAAATATTGAAAATAATCTGTTGTTGACTGTAATAATAGATATATTCAAAAATAAAAATAAATTAGACAACAAAGAAGATCTTAACTTATGTATAAAAAAAATAGTTAATAGGCAAAAGAGAAAATACCCCGAATTGATAAAAAGCATATTTTCCACAAAAAAGAAGAAGGACTTTAAAAAACTACCATGCTACAAACATAAAAAGGCAAATTAATATGTTTGTATGCCATAGGTAAAAAGTTAAAATGTTAGCAGGAAAATTAAAAAATCGAAGAGAATAGGTATACTGTACAATTTTTTTATTGCGTGGTATATAAAGATGATCTTTTATATATCAATTTTTAAGCTTAGAATAGAATAAAAATAGATTCTAAGAAGTACTCAGAGGGCTTTGGACAATGAATGAAAGTGTGAATTTGCAAGATTTGATATTGACAAAATTACCAAAAAATAAAAAATTGATTGTCTTTTCATATGGAGATATTTATCAAAACGAAACGAATTTTAGTATCCCAATCATTTTAAAAGAGATATTCAAAGATAAACCCGAATATTTTCTATCTTTTTTCAACCTAAAAGAAATTTGTGCTTTCCCACTGGGTACTGTTATTGAAAACCAGCAAAAAAATGGAACCAGTGCAGGAGATATTCACAATTTTCAAATAAGTATCGGCGATGGATTGCTGACAGCCAAAAATCTTAAGAATATACCTATTTTAGATAAGTTTATGAGTGAACTGCCTGAGAAAATAGGTAAATACAATATTGGTTGGCATAAAAATCAGCAAAAATATTCAACCTTTAAAGATAATTTATCTGGAAGAATGGTTATTTTTCCACATTATGAAATCGCAAGATATTTTTACTTTACATCAGCATCGATGACTAGACAAATCATGTCGGAGACTCATGGGCAAAATAGTTCATTGGATGGTCTTTATAAAAGAGCAACATTAGATAATGGGACTGGTGAGATATACTTAAAATTCAATGCGAATAATATTGATGCAGAAAATATATATAGATTTGTTATAGACAAAAGAGCTAATAATATGTGGCTGCAAATAAGAAGAGATATGGTTGCTAGCAAAATATTATCTGAGCATAGGAAACAAAGTGCTAACTTTGTAGACTCGCCAAATACGATGACTATTCAAGCAAATTTTCCAGTACCTGGAAAAATAAATTTTAAGGCAAGAGCTAAGGTATTAAGTGATGGATCATTGCTTGTTTTAAAAATCTTGCAAGAAAATTCGTTTTATCCATTTGAACAGCTTAAAGTTATTAGAGAGCTTCCTGGAGGAAAAAAAGATATAATAGGTGTGATAAAAAGCACAAAGCTGTCCAAGAAAGATTTAACGAATCAACTCAATGAAAAAAACCCCAATATTTTACATAGTTCAGTAAGTATAGTAGATAAAGATGAGGATGCTAATTTAGAGGCAAAGTTAGATCTGCTCAATAAAACTATTGAATTTGAAACGATTACAGAAGAAGACCAAAGTAGAGAAATAGTACGAGGAAGTGATAAATTGCAGGAGGACAAATTAGATCTAAGCTCAAACGACGCGGAAGTGCAGGGCGATCTAAATACTACAGAGGGGCACTTGAAAAAAGAAGACGAGGATAGTGAGCAAGAAACCGGAAGTTATATAACTATTGAAGACATAAAAGCCATGTTGATGTATTGCTCTGATATTTATTGCGATTTTTCATACAAAATTTTACAATGCGAGGACTTGCCTCAAAAACCAAAAAACTATCGAGGAAGGCATGCGTGGAAGAGGGCTACAATGTTGGATGGAGTGACTCCTAGAAAGTATATAGTGGTTGAGATATACTACAAAAATTGTAGGTACATTATTCTTGAGATACAAAAAGACAAATTGTTAGAAACGCTTAGTACGCTTTTAATTAGGGATTATTATAATAGTATAGATGAGGCTATCGTGCAAGAAATAGTCACAAACATTGCAAAAACGAGTAATAGTTGGTTGCAGGATTTAAAATTTAAAATGACCAAATATTATTTATACCATCCATATGATGCACACGAGAAAAAGATACAAGATTGGGGCAAGAGGTTAAAATGCGTACTGGAGAGATATCAAGAAAAATGACTCATTATAATATAATCTATAAATACGAATAAAAATTAATAGATAGAGGTTGCATGCCCGTAAACGACAAAAATAAAAAAGCTTTTAGTTATAGTTGCGTGGATAGGAGTGGCAGGAAATTTATATATAAAAATTTTAATAAATCATGCAGCTATAAAACCAATTTTTCCGGCACTATATTTGACGGCACCTCTTTTGTTGGAACAAAATTTAAATTTTGTAGTTTTTATGAAGCCCAAATAAGATCTTGTTTATTAAATGGAGCGCTTTTTAGAAAATGTAATTTAACGGATGCACTTTTTGAAGATTCAATTATTTCATCTTCGGTTTTCAAGGAGTGTAAAATTAAAAATTGCAAATTTTATAATTGTAAAATAGTATGCACAAGCGGCTTATCAAAAATTATTAGTAAAAGAAATTTAAAAAATACCGAAATATTAACAGCTTTTCCTAGTAGTAATAATTATAGCAAAGAGCTATTAAAGGCTTTTGATAAACTTCGCAATAACCGCTTTATAAAAAATTCTAGCGTATTATTTCAAAAAAGAGATGCAATAAATACACTATCGGTCGATATATTGGTATCAGAATTTGGTGAAAATTTTCTAGTAAATAATTTATCAAGCCTTAATCATATATCTTGTGATTTTCATACATTGAGCTATATTAAAAAAATATTGTATAAAAAACAAAAAAATGATACAATAAATGAACTCGGTTCTATTGCCACACAGGGCTCTATAAGCTAATCAAACACTCGTCTACGGACTGATGCGAGTTAAAGGTGTTTGTAATACAAAAATTAGCGGAGGTGCTACCTATGGTATCAGATGTTTTAACGATTGCTTCTTTTTTTGCATTAATGTGCTATAAAACCTTGCATTACATTGGCTCTGTGTTTAGCAATAGGATGTATTTTTTAATAATGCGTAAAAGCCTGGCATCATAGACGATGTAATATATCAGGCATCTTAAAGAATTGCCATCGTATCCCGTATGCTCAAATATCACTAACTATAAATATATGATATTTTTAAGACCAATCCAAATTTATTGACCATAACAGCTAATTATAAAATTATCATTTATCTACTCTTATAAAAGCCCAGTTCATATGTTCTTGTTTTCGCTCAAAGCGGTTACTGTTAAAGTACTTATTGAGATTATAAACTTCCGGCTCCGTAAGCTCTCTCGAAAGTCCCCATTGGATTTTTTTAACAAGATCGTCAATAGTTTCCGGCATTCCATCACTGCATGAAGTTTGTATATACTCTAGCTTTGGAAGATATCCCATTTGGAATAAAATATTTATTAAATATATAAAGTCTGGCCTTTTTTCAATGTTGCTCCCGAGAGCATTTAAAACATCTTCATTAATGAAACTACCGACTTTAAAAGTAATATAAAGGGCTTTTTTCGTCTTTGAAAGTAATTTCTCTAGGGCTTGTTTTAAGTCATCTACGTCAAGGCAACGAGATGCAAACGTAATATCGCACTCAGGTACGTCGCTAAAGTCGTCTTCGAATGCTTTTTGCGCGAATTCAATATTTTTACAATTAAAATCCCGAGAGTTTTGTTCTGCGAATTCTAGCATTTTCGACGAAAAATCATAACCGTAAATTTTATCTACCTTATTTGCTGCAGCTATGCTTAATGCTCCAGCACCGCATGCGAAATCAAGAATCGTTCTTACGCCATCAAAATCGACTCTTGAGATAAAGTCTTTAACATAGTCGCTCTTAAGTACGCTCTCACTAAAGCTTGCTGCCTTAACATCCCATTTGGCTACTGATTTCCTAATAAAAGAGCTATTTGTTCTTTGCTCCTTATAAAGCTTATTGAAATCCAGCCTATCGTAATTAGAAGGTAATATCATAATTTGTCCTCATATTTTTGATAATCTATTCCGTAAATCTTATCTATATTTGATGGATTTATCAATTCATCGCACTTTCCAAAATCCAGTATCTTGCCGTCCTTTAAAAACAATACTAGATTTGAAACAAATTTAGCGTGACGAGGGTAATGAGTAGTTTGTACGAAAGTATACCCCTCGTCTTTTAGCGTCTTTATCATTTCAAGTAGTTTGATTTGATTGCCAAAGTCAAGCCCGGTCGTAGGTTCGTCCATAAAAATAACTTTAGCGCCTTGTACTAAGGTTCTAGCGATATATGCCAGCTGCCTTTGTCCACCGCTTATTCTAGTATAAAGTTCATCTTTCAGCTCTAAAATACCCATTCTTTCCAATGCATACTCGGCAAGCTTTTTGTCGGTAAGGCTAAAGTTAGAAAATAAAGACGTTCTGCACAATGCGCCCATTAATACTATGTCAAATACGCTATATTCATATGACGGGGCATGCGTTTGAGGAACGTAGGCTATAAGCCTTGCAAGTTCTTTTTTTTCGTAATTCCTTACGCTTTTACCGCATATATTTACCGTACCCTCGAATTTTAAAAATCCAAGCATAATACGCAGGAGGGTGCTTTTACCGCTACCGTTTGCGCCCAGAATACTAAGCGTATCGCCTTTTTTGATACTAAAACTTATACCGTTTAGTATATTCTTATCTTTGTATCCGAATTTTAGATTTCTGATTTCTATCATTAAAAACTCTTTTTAGCTCTACGAAGCACTAGAATAAATATAGGTATTCCAAACAGTGAAGTTACTATACCTATCGGGACTTCAAAAGTAAACATAAGTCTCGAAAAGTTATCGCAAAAAAGTAAAAATATAGCACCTATCATAGCTGAACTAGACAATACGGCGCGATTATCCGCTCCGAATATAAAACGTGCCATATGTGGAACTATGAGGCCTATCCAT
It includes:
- a CDS encoding pentapeptide repeat-containing protein, giving the protein MPVNDKNKKAFSYSCVDRSGRKFIYKNFNKSCSYKTNFSGTIFDGTSFVGTKFKFCSFYEAQIRSCLLNGALFRKCNLTDALFEDSIISSSVFKECKIKNCKFYNCKIVCTSGLSKIISKRNLKNTEILTAFPSSNNYSKELLKAFDKLRNNRFIKNSSVLFQKRDAINTLSVDILVSEFGENFLVNNLSSLNHISCDFHTLSYIKKILYKKQKNDTINELGSIATQGSIS
- a CDS encoding Tn7-like element transposition protein TnsE yields the protein MNESVNLQDLILTKLPKNKKLIVFSYGDIYQNETNFSIPIILKEIFKDKPEYFLSFFNLKEICAFPLGTVIENQQKNGTSAGDIHNFQISIGDGLLTAKNLKNIPILDKFMSELPEKIGKYNIGWHKNQQKYSTFKDNLSGRMVIFPHYEIARYFYFTSASMTRQIMSETHGQNSSLDGLYKRATLDNGTGEIYLKFNANNIDAENIYRFVIDKRANNMWLQIRRDMVASKILSEHRKQSANFVDSPNTMTIQANFPVPGKINFKARAKVLSDGSLLVLKILQENSFYPFEQLKVIRELPGGKKDIIGVIKSTKLSKKDLTNQLNEKNPNILHSSVSIVDKDEDANLEAKLDLLNKTIEFETITEEDQSREIVRGSDKLQEDKLDLSSNDAEVQGDLNTTEGHLKKEDEDSEQETGSYITIEDIKAMLMYCSDIYCDFSYKILQCEDLPQKPKNYRGRHAWKRATMLDGVTPRKYIVVEIYYKNCRYIILEIQKDKLLETLSTLLIRDYYNSIDEAIVQEIVTNIAKTSNSWLQDLKFKMTKYYLYHPYDAHEKKIQDWGKRLKCVLERYQEK
- a CDS encoding class I SAM-dependent methyltransferase, whose protein sequence is MILPSNYDRLDFNKLYKEQRTNSSFIRKSVAKWDVKAASFSESVLKSDYVKDFISRVDFDGVRTILDFACGAGALSIAAANKVDKIYGYDFSSKMLEFAEQNSRDFNCKNIEFAQKAFEDDFSDVPECDITFASRCLDVDDLKQALEKLLSKTKKALYITFKVGSFINEDVLNALGSNIEKRPDFIYLINILFQMGYLPKLEYIQTSCSDGMPETIDDLVKKIQWGLSRELTEPEVYNLNKYFNSNRFERKQEHMNWAFIRVDK
- a CDS encoding ABC transporter ATP-binding protein, with protein sequence MIEIRNLKFGYKDKNILNGISFSIKKGDTLSILGANGSGKSTLLRIMLGFLKFEGTVNICGKSVRNYEKKELARLIAYVPQTHAPSYEYSVFDIVLMGALCRTSLFSNFSLTDKKLAEYALERMGILELKDELYTRISGGQRQLAYIARTLVQGAKVIFMDEPTTGLDFGNQIKLLEMIKTLKDEGYTFVQTTHYPRHAKFVSNLVLFLKDGKILDFGKCDELINPSNIDKIYGIDYQKYEDKL